TTGGGTCAGCAGCTGGTTGCCGTAGCGCATGTCGAGCTCGAGGCGGTATCGCACGTCCTCTGCCGAGAACCCCTGCCGCACCAGGTCCTCGCAACCGCGCGCCTCGAGCTCTTCGACAATCGCGTTGAACTCGTCGTAGTCGGAGTAGAGCGCCCGGGTGGTGGCGTTGTACAACGTGATGTGCACCCCGCGTTCGTGGAAGTGCAGCTGTTTCATGTTGCCCGCTCCGCAGGCCGAGAAGACCGACGAAAAGGGCGGCGCCAGAACCCGCTTGATCCCGGCGTGCCGGGCGACCCCGCAGGCGTGCAGCGGTCCGTTACCGCCGTAGGCCAACATCGTGAAGTCCTCCGGAAGGTAGCCGCGCACCCGCAGCTCCTTGCCGATGCCGATGGCCATCTGCTCGTCGACCCCGTCCTTGATCACCCGTGCGACATCGATGGGGTCCATGTCGAGGTGGTCGCTGAGCTCTTCTTCGATGGTGAACAGCGACCGCTTGGGGTTCAACTTGATGTAGCCGTTGGCGTAATTGTCGGGGTCGAGATAACCGAGCACCAGATCGGCATCGGTCACCGTCGGCTTGAGGCCGCCGCGGTCGTAGCAGGCTGGGCCGGGATTGGATCCCGCTGATTGCGGGCCGATCTTGACCGAGTTGTGGATGCGGTCGTAGCTGGCGATGGAGCCGCCGCCGGCGCCGAGCGTGTCCAGGTGCACCATCGGCACCGAGACCAGCCACCGGTCGATCGTGGGCAGGAAGTCGTAATGCTTGACCCCGCCCTCGGGGACCAGCCCGATATCGAAGGATGTGCCTCCCATGTCGGTGGCGATGACATGTCCGAGGCCGGTCTCATTGGACAGGTGCTCGGCAGCGCCCACCCCGGCGATCGGGCCGGAGTGGATGGTCTGCAGCGCGTCGGTGGAGTTCATCTGGGCCATGCCGCCCGAATTGTGGATCACCAACATCGGCTTGTCGTAACCGAAGTCGCGCAGGTTGCTCGACAACTGCGCCAGCGCGTGGAACATGATCTCGTGCAGGTAGCCGTCGATGATCGTCGACGTGGCGCGCACATACTCACCCTTGCGGCCGGAGACCTGATGGCCCAGGAGCACCGGGATGGCGCCCAGCTCGTGGGGCGGGAATTCGTCGAGGATGATCTCCTGGATCGCGAGCTCGTGTTCGGGGTTCTCGGTGGCGTTGACCAGCGACACCACGATCGCCTCGGCGCCGGCGTCGACGAGTTCGCGAACCATCGCGCGGACGTCATCGGGATCCAGCCGGGCCACGATCTTGCCCGCCGAGTTGATCCGTTCCTTGACAGAGCGGATCATCGCGCGCGGCACCAACGGTTCCGGTCGCTCGGCCGCGGGCAGGTTCTGTTGCATGGCGTAGTCCAGACCCTCGCCGTAACCGCGGCCGCGGGAGAGCGGGATGGTGTCCTCGAAACCATGCGTGACGATGGCCGCGACCTTGGGCCCGTTGCGCTCGATGAGCGCGTTGGTTCCCAAGGTGGTGGCGTAGCGCACCGAATCGACCTCCGAGAGCACTGTGGATCGGTCCAGGCCTGCGCGTTTGCACGCCAGGTCTAGGGCGTCGTTGAAGCCGATGGCCAGATTGTGGTGGGTGGTCAGTGCCTTGGCATCGACGTAGATGTCGTCCCAGACGAAGAAGCAGTCGGTGAAGGTGCCACCGATGTCGACCGATATTCGTTTCATGCCAGTAGATCTCCTGGTTCTCGGGTCAGTGGATGTGGCCGGCGGCTTTGAGGGCCGCGGTGTACTTCTGGGCGTCCTCGCCGGGGCCGTAGTTGTGCACGGTCTCCGCGTCGGTACCGCGCTGCGCCCATTGCGCACGCAGGGCGGGGATGTCGATCAGGATGTCCACTGCCGGCGGATGTCCCGGCGGCAGGTACTCGCATTCGATCTGTGTCCCGCAGCCGGGGCAGTAGTACTCCAGGATGCGGCAGTAGGCCGGATCGGGGCTGAAGGTGTACTCGTAGCGATCGGGATCGATGATCGGTTGGTGGATCTCGCGCGGATCACGGTCGTACACCAGTGTTCCCGGCTTGTAGTTCTCGTGCGCCGAACCGATATCGTGGGCGCACACACGGCAGACCCATCGTTCGGTGTCGAGGTCGATCACGAGATATTCGGTCATGGGGACTCGCATGCGAATCCTCCCTTCACTGAGATGGATTGGAATCAGTTGTCGGCGGTGAGCATCAGGTCACCCGCGGAGGTGACCCGGAATGACCAGTCGGGCAGGACCCGGGCGGTGAAGAACGGCCCTTCGATGATCGCCGGGCCGTGGCCGGTATCGCCGGGGGTCAACCGGTCGAGCACGTGCACGGCGATCTCGTCGACCCGATCCGTGGTGGATCGCACCGACCGCGTGCCATTCACCTCGGCCTGCCGCGGTGTCAGTTCGGTGTCGGGGTCGAGATCCGGATGCGGAAGTGCCGCAGCGGCACTGAGCTGCAGGGTCACCGCCGCGCCGGGGTAGTCGACTTCGTCACCGGGGGTGTAGGGCAACTGGGAAATGCCGGCGTCGTCGAGATTCTCCACCAGCAGCTGCCACGAGGTCTGACAGTCCGCGAGGTCGTAGCCCTCCTGGAACATGTCTCGTCGTGTCCTGGCCAACAGTGCGTCGTGGGTGGCGCGCGCGGCGTCGGTACTCGGTTCCTCGATCAGCACTTCGTAGGTCTTGCCGATATCGGAGAACGAAATTCCGAACGCCGAGAACACCGCCGCGGTACGCGGTACGAGCACCGTCGAGACACCGGCCATGGCGGCCGCGCCGGTGGCGCTCATGGGTCCGGCCCCACCGAAGGCCAGCAATGTGGTCTGCTCGGTGACCAGATGGGCGAATGATGCCGACAAGGCCTGGTAGTAGGCCTGTTCCATCCGCACCAGCGCTTCCTCAAGGGAGATTCCCAGCGGCTCGGCGATGGTCTCGGTGATCACGGCGCGCGATCGCGACGCGTCCAGGGTGAAGGTGCCGTCCAGATAGGTGTCGGCGTCCAGGACGCCTAGGAGCAGGTTGACATCGGTGATGGTGGCCTGCTTGCCGCCGAACCCGAAACAGGCGGGACCCGGTGCGGCACCGACGGATTGCGGTCCGACGGTGATCTGGCCGTCGACGAGCTGGATGACCGACGAGCCGCCCACGCCGGCCGAGGTCACCGCACTCATCGGGTAGGAGATGTGCACACCCTCGATCGATCCGCGATCGGCCACCGCGACCGACCCGTTCTCCACCACGCCCACATCGGTGGTCGTGCCGCCGATGTCCATCATCAGCGCGTGCGACAGTCCGTAGACCTTGGCCAGCGCTGCGGTTCCTTCCAGGCCGCCGCGTGGTCCGGACGAGTATGTCTTGAGGGCAACAGATTTCGCGACGCGTGAGGATGCACCGTCGTTGCGGTACACGAGCAGGGGATTGACCACCCGGTAGTCCTGCAGGCGTCCCTCGGCGGCGTAGAGGAAGCGTTCCATCGTCGGATGCAGGAAGGCATTGACCACGCACGACCACACGCGGCGGGCGTCGTCGCGGTCGCCGGCCAGTTCCCAGCTGTAGAGCAGCGGAACCGACCCGAGCAGGTGGCGCGGGAACTTGCGCAACAGGACATGGCGCAGTCGGCGTTCCTCCTCGGCCGACGGTGCGGCGATGACCACGCGGGCGGCCCCGAGCGTGGTCAGCCGGTTGACCTTCTGCACCGCGTCGAACTCGAAATCCTCCGAGTGCGGGTCGATGGTCAGATAGCGGTCGGCCACCAGGCCGCCGAACAGCTTCTCCTGCGCCGGGTCACTGCGCATCTGGGTCTGCAGGCTCTCGATGCTGGAGAGGATCCCGATCATCGGGCCGCGCCGTTGTACCAGGGCGTTGGTGCCCTGGGTGGTGGAGTAGCGGATGTGTTCGGTCGCGTGCAGCAACCGGGTGGTGTCGGCGTCGCCGTACATCGCCGCGGACGCCTTCTCGATGCCGCTGAACAGGCATTCCGACAGATCGTGCGGTGTGGTCAGCGTCTTGGTGAAGGTGAAGGCTTCGCCGTCCCATACGCAGATGTCGGTGAGCGTTCCACCGTTGTCGATGTTGATCAGGGTCCCCATGGCACTCCGTTCGTGGAATTCGCATATGTGAATGCGTTGATCGAGCGGCTCTGTGCTGTACACCACACCGCTTGGATCAGCGTGGTCTGTGTCTCACGGCGCGGCGTGTCCCAAGTTCGGACATCGGGGGCCTTGGCTGTGGTGTGGGTCTCATTCACACTTGGTTGACCCGATCGGGAGGTGGCACATGCCCAACAGCTCCGCACGCTTACTGCGGACCGCTGCTGCACGCGCGGATTTCCTGGAGTACGGCGGTAACGGCACTGCGGGCGTCTCTGAGGTCGTCGCCGCGTCGTGGGAGCGCAGCCAGGCGGCCGGAGTGGATGCCTCGCACCCGCACGCACAGTTCACCGACGAGATCGACACGGCATCGCTGTTGGTGCGTTGTGCGCGGCCGGTGCTGCAACAACTGGAGATCGAGACCGCGGACATGCCGTTGGTGATCGCGTTGACCGACAAGAAAGCCCGCGTGGTCGAACGGATCGACAGTTCGACGGCGGTGGCGCGCCTGCTCGACCGGGTGCATCTGGCACCGGGTTTCAGCTATGCGGAGTCGACGATGGGCACCAATGGCATCGGCACGGTGTTCGAGGCGGGGCAGCCGATCAGCGTCGTGGGCCCCGAACACTTCAGTGAGAACCTGCACCTCTTCGCGTGCACCGGGGCACCGATCATCGATCCGATGACCGGGCGGTTGGAGGGGGTGCTCGACATCTCGACGTTGTCGTCGTCCTGGAGTCCGCTGATGCATGCGCTGGTCAAGAGCGCTGCCAAGGACATCGGCCAGAATCTGCTGTTGGATCGAGGGCAGGCGCAGCGTGCGATCTTCGACACCTACCTGAAGGTAACCACGAGGGCCCCGCGCCAGGCGGTGTTCGGCTTCGGCGATTCGGTGTTCATGGCCAATCCGGTGGCACAGCAGATGTTCGACACCGACGAACAGCGTGTCCTGCGCGAGCATGCGGTGTTCCTGATGGCCGGCAAGGACCGGGTCAGTGACACCGTGACGCTTCCCGGGCACCGTCTGGTCAGAATCCGCGGCACCCGGATCGTGGCCGGCGCGGAGATCGCGGGGATGGTCGTGGTCGCCGATGTCGTGACGATGCACAGCCCGGGTTCACCGGCCGACTTCAGCGAGCACCTGTTGCCCGAGGTGGCCGTCGCCACACCGCATACGTCGCAGATCGTCGGCGGCCTGTCACGGTCGCGGGAGGCGATGGCCGGTGGGACATCACCGGCCTGGGTGCGCGGGTACACCGATCTGTATCGTGCGCTGGAGCAACGTCGGCCCGCGCTGGTCGTCGGCGAGCCCGGGTCGGGCAAGTTCACCTTGGTCGCCGAGCTGTTCCACGCGGTCCATCCCGGCGGTCGCGCCATCTCGGTCGATGCCGCCCAGCTGGCTCTGGACACCCCGGCCCCCGATCTGGACTCGCTGTTGACGAACCCGGCCGAGCCGACATTGCACATCGTCCGCGATATCGACCATGCGAGCACCGCTGCCGTGGAACGCCTGGAGTCCTACCTGAGCGCGATCACGGATCTGGAGGGGCCGGCCTGGGTGGTGGCCACGGGGTGCGATTCCGCGGTCACGACGGATCTTCCGTTCGGGCAGCTCTTGCACCATTTCGAGGTGTCGATACAGGTGCCGCCGCTGCGGTGCCGCACCGATGATCTCGCGGCGCTGACGGGGGCGTTGTTGCGCGGGATCGCCCCGGCACGCAAGGTCCGACTCAGCCCGGAGGCGCAACGGTTGATAGCGCGATATACCTGGCCGCGGAACATCACCCAGTTGCGCGAGGCGTTGGTCTACGCGGTGCGGCGCAGGCCGGTCGGTGAGATCCAGGAGTCCGATCTGCCCGGGTATTGCCAGACCGCGTCACGGCACGCGCTGACTCCGTTGGAAGCGGCCGAACGCGACGCGATCGTGGCGGCCCTGCGCGAGGTCGGGGGGAACCGGGTCGCGGCGGCAACTCATCTCGGGATGGCGCGGTCCAGCCTGTACCGCAAGATCAAGGCCTACGGCATCACGGCGTGACGGGTCCGCCCGGCGACGCGTGCCGGGGCGGGCTCAGCCCAGCTTGGCCTTGACCTGCTTGGCGCTCGGGTTGGTCAGTGTCGAGCCGTCGGCGAACTTGACGGTCGGCACCACATGGTTGCCGTTGTTGACCGAACCGACGAATTCGGCGGCCGCCGGATCACCTTCGATGTCGATCTCGGTCCACGCGATGCCCTCGGCCTTGAGCGCGGTCTTCAGGCGCGCGCAGTAACCGCACCACGAGGTCGTGTACATCGTCAGCTCAGCATTGCTCATGGGTGAATCAACCTATCGACGTCGGTGCGCAATTCCCTGCACCCTATGCGCCCCGAGAACATGTCGGACACCCCTGCCATGATGGAGGCCATGCCGTCCGTCGACAGTCTCCTCGGCGACCTCGACGACGAACAGCGCGAGGCCGTCATGGCGCCCCGCGGTCCGGTGTGCGTGCTTGCCGGAGCGGGCACCGGTAAGACCAGGACCATCACCCGGCGCATCGCCCATCTGGTGGTCGGCGGGCATGTCGCACCCGGCCAGGTGTTGGCGGTCACCTTCACCGCGCGTGCGGCGGGCGAGATGCGCAGCAGGTTGCGTGCGCTCGGCGATCAGGCCGGGGTGCCGACGGCCGCGGTCCAGGCCGTCACGTTCCACGCCGCCGCGCGCCGTCAGCTGCAGTACTTCTGGCCGCGGGTGGTCGGGGACACGGCATGGCAACTGCTCGACAGTAAGTTCGCCGTCGTCGCGCAGGCGGTCAACCGCGCCGCGATACAGGCCAGCACCGACGACGTGCGCGATCTGGCCGGCGAGATCGAGTGGGCCAAGGCATCGTTGATCACCCCCGAGCAATACGTGACCGCGGTGGCCAGGACCCGCCGCGACGTGCCGATGGACGCGAACACGGTGGCCAAGGTCTACGCCGGGTACGAAAAGCTCAAGACGCACCGCGACGGTACCGCGCTGCTCGACTTCGACGATCTGCTCCTGCACACCGCCGCCGCCATCGAGAACGACGCCGCCGTCGCCCAGGAATTCCGGGATCGCTACCGCTGCTTCGTCGTCGACGAGTACCAGGACGTCACCCCGTTGCAGCAGCGTGTCCTGGATGCCTGGCTGGGCAACCGGGACGACCTCACCGTCGTCGGCGATGCGAACCAGACCATCTATTCGTTCACCGGTGCCACCCCGCGGTTTCTGCTCGACTTCTCTCGGCGTTTCCCGGAGGCCACCGTCGTGCGGCTGGAACGCGACTATCGGTCCACGCCCGAGGTGGTGTCGTTGGCCAACCGGGTCATCGCCGCCGCGCGCGGGCGGATGGCCGGCAGCAAGCTGCATCTGATCGGTCAGCGCGACCCGGGCCCGAAACCGACCTTCGCCGAATATCCCGACGAGGTCGCCGAGGCCTCCGCCGTCGCCAAGAAGGTTGCCAAGCTCATCGGCAACGGCACGGCACCGGCGGAAATAGCGGTGCTGTACCGGATCAACGCCCAATCCGAGGTGTACGAGGAGGCGCTCACCGAGGCGGGTATCGCCTTTCAGGTGCGCGGTGGTGAGGGATTCTTCAGCAGGCAGGAGATCCGCCAGGCGCTGATTGCCTTGCAGCGCAACGTCGATCGTGAAACGCCGGGTGACCTCCCCGGCTTCGTACGCGGCATCCTGGAACCGCTGGGCCTCACCGAGGAGCCGCCGTCGGGCACCAAGGCGCGCGAACGCTGGGAGGCGCTGACCGCACTGGCCGAGTTGGTCGATGATGAAGTCGCGCAACGCCCTTCGCTGGATCTGAGCGCACTGGTCGGTGAACTACGCCAACGTGCCGACTCGCGGCACCCACCGGTGGTGCAGGGCGTGACGCTGGCCTCGCTGCATGCCGCCAAGGGCCTGGAATGGGATGCAGTCTTTCTTGTCGGACTGGCCGACGGCACGCTGCCGATATCGCACGCCCTTGCCCACGGCCCCGACAGCGAGGCCGTCGAAGAGGAGCGCCGCCTGCTCTACGTCGGGGTCACCCGGGCTCGGGTGCATCTGAGTCTGAGCTGGGCGCTGGCCCGCACACCCGGTGGCAGACAGGGGCGGCGGCCGTCGCGATTCCTCAACGGGATCGCCCCGCAGACCCCGGCCGACAACGCGCCGGCCCGCCCGAAACGCGCGCGGGGGGCCACCCCACGCTGCCGGGTCTGCAACGGTGCATTGACCACAC
This DNA window, taken from Mycolicibacterium neoaurum, encodes the following:
- a CDS encoding hydantoinase/oxoprolinase family protein; amino-acid sequence: MKRISVDIGGTFTDCFFVWDDIYVDAKALTTHHNLAIGFNDALDLACKRAGLDRSTVLSEVDSVRYATTLGTNALIERNGPKVAAIVTHGFEDTIPLSRGRGYGEGLDYAMQQNLPAAERPEPLVPRAMIRSVKERINSAGKIVARLDPDDVRAMVRELVDAGAEAIVVSLVNATENPEHELAIQEIILDEFPPHELGAIPVLLGHQVSGRKGEYVRATSTIIDGYLHEIMFHALAQLSSNLRDFGYDKPMLVIHNSGGMAQMNSTDALQTIHSGPIAGVGAAEHLSNETGLGHVIATDMGGTSFDIGLVPEGGVKHYDFLPTIDRWLVSVPMVHLDTLGAGGGSIASYDRIHNSVKIGPQSAGSNPGPACYDRGGLKPTVTDADLVLGYLDPDNYANGYIKLNPKRSLFTIEEELSDHLDMDPIDVARVIKDGVDEQMAIGIGKELRVRGYLPEDFTMLAYGGNGPLHACGVARHAGIKRVLAPPFSSVFSACGAGNMKQLHFHERGVHITLYNATTRALYSDYDEFNAIVEELEARGCEDLVRQGFSAEDVRYRLELDMRYGNQLLTQAVALSDLHRISGVGDVLDVIKTFGDVYSHRFGASSAAPEAGIRCSTVRVASFVDGDVVNFESLQPGGQRSAPEPVGSRSAHFIGIDKPVDTPVFDESALAPDKVIAGPAIVTTENTTFLVEPGWRLEPTAQGAVWFLQD
- a CDS encoding acetone carboxylase subunit gamma codes for the protein MRVPMTEYLVIDLDTERWVCRVCAHDIGSAHENYKPGTLVYDRDPREIHQPIIDPDRYEYTFSPDPAYCRILEYYCPGCGTQIECEYLPPGHPPAVDILIDIPALRAQWAQRGTDAETVHNYGPGEDAQKYTAALKAAGHIH
- a CDS encoding hydantoinase/oxoprolinase family protein, which codes for MGTLINIDNGGTLTDICVWDGEAFTFTKTLTTPHDLSECLFSGIEKASAAMYGDADTTRLLHATEHIRYSTTQGTNALVQRRGPMIGILSSIESLQTQMRSDPAQEKLFGGLVADRYLTIDPHSEDFEFDAVQKVNRLTTLGAARVVIAAPSAEEERRLRHVLLRKFPRHLLGSVPLLYSWELAGDRDDARRVWSCVVNAFLHPTMERFLYAAEGRLQDYRVVNPLLVYRNDGASSRVAKSVALKTYSSGPRGGLEGTAALAKVYGLSHALMMDIGGTTTDVGVVENGSVAVADRGSIEGVHISYPMSAVTSAGVGGSSVIQLVDGQITVGPQSVGAAPGPACFGFGGKQATITDVNLLLGVLDADTYLDGTFTLDASRSRAVITETIAEPLGISLEEALVRMEQAYYQALSASFAHLVTEQTTLLAFGGAGPMSATGAAAMAGVSTVLVPRTAAVFSAFGISFSDIGKTYEVLIEEPSTDAARATHDALLARTRRDMFQEGYDLADCQTSWQLLVENLDDAGISQLPYTPGDEVDYPGAAVTLQLSAAAALPHPDLDPDTELTPRQAEVNGTRSVRSTTDRVDEIAVHVLDRLTPGDTGHGPAIIEGPFFTARVLPDWSFRVTSAGDLMLTADN
- a CDS encoding sigma-54-dependent Fis family transcriptional regulator, whose protein sequence is MPNSSARLLRTAAARADFLEYGGNGTAGVSEVVAASWERSQAAGVDASHPHAQFTDEIDTASLLVRCARPVLQQLEIETADMPLVIALTDKKARVVERIDSSTAVARLLDRVHLAPGFSYAESTMGTNGIGTVFEAGQPISVVGPEHFSENLHLFACTGAPIIDPMTGRLEGVLDISTLSSSWSPLMHALVKSAAKDIGQNLLLDRGQAQRAIFDTYLKVTTRAPRQAVFGFGDSVFMANPVAQQMFDTDEQRVLREHAVFLMAGKDRVSDTVTLPGHRLVRIRGTRIVAGAEIAGMVVVADVVTMHSPGSPADFSEHLLPEVAVATPHTSQIVGGLSRSREAMAGGTSPAWVRGYTDLYRALEQRRPALVVGEPGSGKFTLVAELFHAVHPGGRAISVDAAQLALDTPAPDLDSLLTNPAEPTLHIVRDIDHASTAAVERLESYLSAITDLEGPAWVVATGCDSAVTTDLPFGQLLHHFEVSIQVPPLRCRTDDLAALTGALLRGIAPARKVRLSPEAQRLIARYTWPRNITQLREALVYAVRRRPVGEIQESDLPGYCQTASRHALTPLEAAERDAIVAALREVGGNRVAAATHLGMARSSLYRKIKAYGITA
- the mrx1 gene encoding mycoredoxin Mrx1, with protein sequence MSNAELTMYTTSWCGYCARLKTALKAEGIAWTEIDIEGDPAAAEFVGSVNNGNHVVPTVKFADGSTLTNPSAKQVKAKLG
- a CDS encoding ATP-dependent DNA helicase UvrD2, whose protein sequence is MSDTPAMMEAMPSVDSLLGDLDDEQREAVMAPRGPVCVLAGAGTGKTRTITRRIAHLVVGGHVAPGQVLAVTFTARAAGEMRSRLRALGDQAGVPTAAVQAVTFHAAARRQLQYFWPRVVGDTAWQLLDSKFAVVAQAVNRAAIQASTDDVRDLAGEIEWAKASLITPEQYVTAVARTRRDVPMDANTVAKVYAGYEKLKTHRDGTALLDFDDLLLHTAAAIENDAAVAQEFRDRYRCFVVDEYQDVTPLQQRVLDAWLGNRDDLTVVGDANQTIYSFTGATPRFLLDFSRRFPEATVVRLERDYRSTPEVVSLANRVIAAARGRMAGSKLHLIGQRDPGPKPTFAEYPDEVAEASAVAKKVAKLIGNGTAPAEIAVLYRINAQSEVYEEALTEAGIAFQVRGGEGFFSRQEIRQALIALQRNVDRETPGDLPGFVRGILEPLGLTEEPPSGTKARERWEALTALAELVDDEVAQRPSLDLSALVGELRQRADSRHPPVVQGVTLASLHAAKGLEWDAVFLVGLADGTLPISHALAHGPDSEAVEEERRLLYVGVTRARVHLSLSWALARTPGGRQGRRPSRFLNGIAPQTPADNAPARPKRARGATPRCRVCNGALTTPTAIMLRRCENCPSDIDEQLLVELKEWRLRTSQELKVPAYVVFTDNTLIAIAETLPTDAAALVAIPGIGARKLEQYGPDVLALVNARS